A genomic segment from Dechloromonas denitrificans encodes:
- the rfbD gene encoding dTDP-4-dehydrorhamnose reductase: MSILLLGKDGQVGWQLQRSLAPHGKVVACGRAECDLADPEQIRAVVRAVRPGVIVNATAYTAVDKAESEPALARRINAEAPAILAEEALRLDALLVHYSTDYVYDGRKSSAYVESDPTAPQSVYGHTKLAGEEAIRAAGGKSLIFRTSWVFGARGNNFVKTILRLARERDSLGVVDDQVGSPTPAALIATVTGIALAMTRCGQRLEKGENRLYHLAAANPVSWHAFATTILQLAEQMPGFVLRLKPDAIRAITTPEYPTPAVRPANSRLDCARLESDFGLQMPDWQPYLARMLQLLALKQNGY; this comes from the coding sequence ATGAGTATTCTGCTGCTCGGCAAGGATGGCCAGGTCGGCTGGCAATTACAGCGCTCGCTCGCGCCGCACGGCAAGGTTGTTGCCTGCGGTCGTGCCGAGTGCGATCTGGCAGATCCCGAGCAGATTCGCGCAGTTGTCCGGGCGGTCCGTCCGGGAGTGATTGTCAATGCGACGGCCTATACCGCAGTCGACAAGGCTGAGTCCGAACCTGCGCTGGCACGCCGGATCAATGCCGAAGCGCCGGCTATTCTGGCAGAAGAGGCGTTGCGGCTTGATGCGTTGTTGGTCCATTACTCGACCGATTACGTGTACGACGGACGCAAGAGCTCCGCCTATGTCGAGTCCGACCCGACAGCACCGCAAAGCGTCTATGGACATACCAAGCTGGCTGGCGAGGAAGCAATTCGGGCGGCAGGAGGCAAGTCACTTATTTTTCGTACCAGCTGGGTATTTGGCGCGCGCGGCAATAATTTCGTCAAAACGATTTTGCGTCTCGCCCGTGAGCGTGACTCCCTGGGTGTGGTTGATGACCAGGTCGGCTCGCCGACACCGGCGGCGCTGATTGCTACGGTCACTGGTATTGCCTTGGCGATGACGCGTTGCGGTCAACGGCTCGAAAAGGGCGAAAACCGTCTTTATCATCTGGCCGCGGCGAATCCGGTGAGTTGGCATGCGTTTGCGACGACGATTCTTCAGTTGGCCGAGCAGATGCCAGGATTCGTTTTGCGCCTCAAACCGGATGCTATTCGTGCGATTACGACGCCGGAATATCCGACGCCAGCCGTGCGGCCGGCCAATTCGCGGCTCGACTGCGCTCGCCTGGAGTCCGACTTTGGCTTGCAGATGCCCGACTGGCAGCCCTATCTGGCGCGCATGCTGCAGTTGCTGGCACTCAAGCAAAATGGTTATTGA
- the uppS gene encoding polyprenyl diphosphate synthase, protein MALFSSSTRQVPEAAAVPRHVAVIMDGNGRWAKKRFLPRVAGHVKGVELVREMVRACLERGIQHLTLFAFSSENWRRPQDEVSLLMQLFVKALEQEVEKLDRNGVRLRIIGDLSPFDARLRQLILDAQDKTAVNTRLELTIAANYGGRWDIMQAVNRMLAAQPEKHAGWTEADLEPWLSMSYAPEPDLFIRTGGEERISNFLLWQLAYTELYFTPTLWPDFNTAEFDKAIASYQQRERRFGRTSEQLVEKNNA, encoded by the coding sequence ATGGCACTATTCTCCAGTTCGACACGTCAGGTTCCCGAGGCGGCTGCCGTTCCACGGCACGTCGCCGTTATCATGGATGGCAATGGCCGCTGGGCCAAAAAACGCTTTTTGCCGCGCGTTGCCGGTCATGTCAAAGGCGTCGAACTGGTTCGCGAAATGGTTCGCGCCTGTCTTGAGCGCGGCATCCAGCACCTGACCCTGTTTGCATTTTCATCTGAAAACTGGCGTCGACCGCAGGACGAGGTTTCCCTGTTGATGCAGCTTTTCGTCAAGGCGCTCGAGCAGGAAGTCGAGAAGCTGGATCGAAATGGTGTCCGGTTGCGGATTATTGGTGATCTTTCGCCCTTTGATGCACGCCTCCGGCAGTTGATTCTCGATGCGCAGGACAAGACTGCAGTTAACACTCGCCTTGAACTGACGATTGCGGCCAATTATGGTGGTCGCTGGGACATCATGCAGGCAGTTAATCGCATGCTTGCGGCGCAGCCGGAAAAACACGCTGGCTGGACAGAGGCTGATCTGGAACCTTGGTTGTCGATGAGCTACGCGCCGGAACCGGATCTTTTCATTCGCACTGGCGGCGAAGAGCGAATCAGTAATTTTCTCCTCTGGCAATTGGCGTACACCGAGCTTTATTTCACGCCGACACTCTGGCCGGATTTCAACACTGCTGAATTTGACAAGGCGATAGCTTCCTATCAGCAGCGCGAACGCCGTTTCGGTCGAACCAGCGAGCAGCTGGTGGAAAAAAACAATGCTTAA
- the frr gene encoding ribosome recycling factor, giving the protein MIAELKKTAEGKMLKTLESLKNDLQKIRTGRAHVGLLDHVQVDYYGSMVPVNQVANVTLVDARTIGVQAWEKGMAQKVEKAIRDSDLGLNPSSQGDLIRVPMPALTEERRRDLIKVVKTEGEAAKVAIRNLRRDANNHLKDALKKGEIPEDDERRAQDDVQKLTDKSIAEVDKMLAAKEAELMQV; this is encoded by the coding sequence ATGATTGCTGAACTCAAGAAAACTGCCGAAGGCAAAATGCTCAAAACCCTGGAGTCGCTCAAGAACGATCTCCAGAAAATCCGTACCGGTCGCGCCCATGTGGGCCTGCTTGACCACGTTCAGGTCGATTACTACGGCTCGATGGTGCCGGTAAATCAGGTCGCCAACGTGACCCTGGTTGATGCACGTACGATCGGCGTACAGGCTTGGGAAAAAGGTATGGCACAGAAGGTCGAGAAGGCCATTCGTGACTCCGATCTGGGTCTGAATCCGTCATCGCAGGGCGATCTGATACGCGTCCCGATGCCGGCGTTGACCGAAGAGCGTCGCCGTGACCTGATCAAGGTTGTCAAGACCGAAGGCGAGGCTGCCAAGGTGGCGATTCGCAATCTACGTCGCGATGCCAACAATCACCTCAAGGATGCGCTGAAGAAGGGCGAAATTCCTGAGGATGACGAGCGTCGCGCTCAGGACGACGTACAGAAGCTGACCGATAAATCCATTGCTGAAGTCGACAAGATGCTCGCCGCGAAAGAGGCCGAGCTGATGCAGGTTTGA
- the pyrH gene encoding UMP kinase yields the protein MTAPKYKRILLKLSGEALMGNDAYGINPQVIAGIVAEIKGVSDMGVEIGVVIGGGNIFRGMAGTATGMDRATADYMGMMATVMNAMALSDAMRQGGLNARVQSALNIEQVVEPYIRGKAIRYLEEGKVVIFGAGTGNPFFTTDTAAALRGSEIGAEIVLKATKVDGIYSADPKKDPSATRYDKISFNEAISKNLAVMDATAFALCRDQKLPINVFSIFKSGALKRVVCGEDEGTLVYC from the coding sequence ATGACCGCACCCAAGTACAAGCGCATTCTCCTGAAACTCTCCGGCGAGGCCCTGATGGGCAATGACGCCTACGGCATCAATCCGCAAGTGATTGCGGGTATTGTCGCGGAGATCAAGGGGGTGTCTGACATGGGTGTGGAAATTGGCGTCGTGATTGGCGGCGGCAACATCTTTCGCGGCATGGCCGGTACGGCCACCGGGATGGATCGCGCTACCGCCGATTACATGGGCATGATGGCCACGGTAATGAATGCCATGGCCTTGTCCGATGCCATGCGCCAGGGTGGTTTGAACGCCCGCGTGCAGTCGGCGTTAAATATTGAACAAGTAGTTGAGCCTTATATCCGCGGCAAGGCGATTCGCTATCTCGAAGAAGGTAAGGTCGTCATCTTCGGTGCTGGAACCGGCAACCCGTTTTTTACAACCGATACCGCTGCAGCACTGCGCGGCTCGGAAATCGGCGCGGAAATCGTGCTCAAGGCCACCAAGGTGGACGGTATTTATTCGGCTGACCCGAAAAAAGACCCATCGGCCACGCGTTATGACAAGATCAGCTTCAATGAGGCGATCTCCAAGAATCTGGCGGTGATGGATGCAACCGCTTTCGCGCTTTGCCGCGATCAAAAATTGCCGATCAATGTATTCTCCATTTTCAAGTCCGGCGCGCTGAAGCGCGTGGTCTGCGGTGAAGATGAAGGTACGCTGGTCTATTGCTGA
- the ispC gene encoding 1-deoxy-D-xylulose-5-phosphate reductoisomerase — MKMQNITVLGATGSIGVSTLDVIRRHPDRYRAFALCAHRQVDKLFEQCLEFKPRFAVLRDAALAGDLRQRCQAAGLATEVLHGVDALIELSSLPEVDAVMAAIVGAAGLEPTLAAARAGKKIMLANKEVLVMAGELFMRAVREHGATLLPVDSEHNAIFQALPADFARGLDACGVRRILLTASGGPFRNTPLEALSNVTPEQACAHPNWVMGRKISVDSATMMNKGLEVIEAHWLFAASPASIQVVVHPQSVIHSAVEYADGSVLAQLGNPDMRTPIAYSLAYPERIDAGVEPLDLFKIGRLDFSEPDFQRFRCLQLAYDVLNQGGTASAILNAANEIAVDAFLSRKLPFLGIARLNEAVLNALPAGPEGSLADVLEADANARSLATKMVLEQRFA; from the coding sequence ATGAAAATGCAGAACATCACTGTACTTGGTGCCACTGGATCGATCGGCGTTAGTACGCTCGACGTCATTCGACGCCATCCGGACCGATATCGGGCCTTTGCGCTGTGTGCGCATAGGCAGGTCGATAAGCTGTTCGAGCAATGTCTGGAGTTCAAGCCGCGTTTTGCCGTATTGCGCGATGCAGCCCTGGCGGGTGACTTGCGTCAGCGCTGCCAAGCGGCCGGGCTTGCCACAGAAGTGCTGCACGGTGTTGATGCGCTGATCGAGCTTTCTTCGCTGCCCGAAGTCGATGCCGTCATGGCGGCGATTGTCGGTGCTGCGGGCCTTGAGCCAACACTGGCCGCTGCGCGCGCTGGTAAGAAAATCATGCTGGCCAACAAGGAAGTGCTGGTCATGGCCGGCGAGTTGTTCATGCGTGCTGTGCGCGAACATGGTGCGACGCTTCTCCCGGTCGACAGCGAACACAATGCCATTTTTCAGGCCTTGCCGGCTGATTTTGCACGAGGACTGGACGCTTGTGGAGTACGCCGGATTTTGCTGACCGCCTCGGGAGGGCCTTTCCGTAATACACCGCTTGAGGCGCTGTCGAATGTCACGCCCGAACAGGCGTGTGCTCACCCGAATTGGGTGATGGGGCGGAAAATTTCAGTCGACTCGGCAACGATGATGAACAAGGGATTGGAGGTCATCGAGGCGCATTGGTTGTTTGCTGCCTCACCGGCATCCATCCAGGTTGTGGTGCATCCGCAGAGTGTGATTCATTCGGCGGTGGAGTATGCCGACGGTTCCGTGCTGGCTCAATTGGGGAATCCGGATATGCGGACTCCGATCGCTTATTCGCTGGCATACCCCGAGCGGATTGACGCTGGCGTCGAGCCTCTTGATTTATTCAAGATCGGCAGACTGGATTTCTCCGAACCCGATTTTCAGCGTTTCCGTTGTTTGCAGCTGGCATACGATGTTCTCAATCAAGGTGGAACAGCATCCGCCATCCTGAATGCCGCCAACGAGATTGCGGTCGACGCTTTCCTGTCCCGGAAATTGCCTTTCCTGGGAATCGCCCGGCTCAATGAGGCTGTGCTGAATGCCTTGCCGGCCGGTCCGGAGGGAAGTCTGGCTGATGTGCTGGAGGCTGATGCCAATGCTCGTTCGCTGGCAACGAAAATGGTTCTGGAACAGCGTTTCGCGTGA
- the rpsB gene encoding 30S ribosomal protein S2, producing the protein MSVTMREMLEAGVHFGHQTRFWSPKMAPYIFGARNKIHIVNLEKTLAKYNEAMAFVKKLSANRGNILFVGTKRQAREILAQEAQRAGAPFVDQRWLGGMLTNFKTVKTSIKRLKDMEIAVEAGEIERMPKKEALTFRREMEKLQKSIGGIKDMAGLPDAIFVIDVGYHKIAITEAEKLGIPVIGVVDTNHSPEGVSYVIPGNDDSSRAIQLYARGVADAILEGRNQVVQEIVAAGGDDEFVEVQEEAAQ; encoded by the coding sequence ATGTCCGTTACCATGCGCGAAATGCTGGAAGCCGGTGTCCACTTCGGTCACCAAACCCGTTTCTGGTCCCCCAAGATGGCCCCGTATATCTTCGGTGCCCGCAACAAGATTCACATCGTCAACCTCGAAAAGACCCTGGCTAAGTACAACGAAGCCATGGCTTTCGTGAAGAAGCTGTCCGCCAATCGCGGCAACATCCTGTTCGTTGGCACCAAGCGTCAAGCTCGCGAAATCCTCGCTCAGGAAGCCCAGCGCGCTGGCGCACCGTTCGTTGATCAGCGTTGGCTCGGCGGCATGCTGACCAACTTCAAGACGGTCAAGACCTCGATCAAGCGTCTGAAGGATATGGAAATCGCCGTTGAAGCCGGTGAAATCGAACGTATGCCGAAGAAGGAAGCGCTGACCTTCCGTCGCGAAATGGAAAAGCTGCAGAAGTCTATCGGCGGCATCAAGGATATGGCCGGCCTGCCGGACGCTATCTTCGTTATCGACGTCGGCTACCACAAAATTGCCATTACCGAAGCTGAAAAGCTGGGTATCCCGGTCATCGGCGTGGTTGACACCAACCACTCTCCGGAAGGCGTTTCCTACGTTATTCCGGGTAACGACGACTCTTCCCGCGCTATCCAGTTGTACGCCCGCGGCGTGGCTGATGCCATCCTCGAAGGCCGTAACCAGGTGGTTCAGGAAATTGTTGCTGCTGGTGGCGACGACGAGTTCGTCGAAGTCCAGGAAGAAGCAGCGCAATAA
- the tsf gene encoding translation elongation factor Ts, producing the protein MAAITAGMVAELRGKTDAPMMECKKALTEADGDMVKAEEILRVKLGNKASKAAARIAAEGIVAVSISADGKTGAMIEVNSETDFVAKNDEFIALANGSAALVASNNPADVAALSALPMGEGTVESTRSALVGKIGENMTIRRFVRFEAKGKLQSYIHGGAKVGVVVDVIGGDEQLGKDLAMHIAASKPKSLDASGVSADLLDTERRVAIEKAREAGKPEAMLEKIAEGTVQKYLKDVTLLGQVFVKAEDGKQTIEQLLKAKGASVAGFSLFLVGEGIEKKVDDFAAEVAAQAAAAAAKK; encoded by the coding sequence ATGGCAGCAATTACCGCAGGCATGGTGGCAGAACTGCGCGGCAAGACCGACGCACCCATGATGGAATGCAAGAAGGCGTTGACCGAAGCTGATGGCGACATGGTCAAGGCTGAAGAGATCCTCCGCGTCAAGCTGGGCAACAAGGCCTCCAAGGCTGCTGCCCGTATCGCGGCTGAAGGTATCGTTGCAGTCAGCATCAGTGCTGACGGCAAGACCGGTGCCATGATCGAAGTTAACAGCGAAACCGATTTCGTTGCCAAGAACGACGAATTCATCGCGCTGGCCAACGGCAGTGCCGCCCTGGTTGCCAGCAACAATCCGGCTGACGTCGCAGCTTTGTCGGCTCTGCCGATGGGCGAAGGCACGGTCGAATCGACCCGTTCCGCTCTGGTTGGCAAGATTGGCGAAAACATGACGATCCGTCGTTTTGTCCGCTTCGAAGCCAAGGGCAAGCTGCAGTCGTACATCCACGGTGGCGCCAAGGTTGGTGTCGTGGTTGATGTGATCGGTGGTGATGAACAGTTGGGCAAGGATCTGGCGATGCATATCGCTGCATCCAAGCCGAAGTCCCTGGATGCCTCCGGTGTCTCCGCTGACCTGCTCGACACCGAGCGTCGCGTTGCCATCGAAAAGGCCCGCGAAGCCGGCAAGCCGGAAGCGATGCTCGAAAAGATCGCCGAAGGTACCGTTCAGAAGTACCTGAAGGACGTGACCCTGCTGGGTCAAGTGTTCGTCAAGGCTGAAGACGGCAAGCAAACCATCGAGCAGCTGCTCAAGGCCAAGGGCGCTTCCGTCGCTGGCTTCAGCCTGTTCCTGGTTGGTGAAGGCATCGAAAAGAAGGTTGACGACTTCGCTGCTGAAGTTGCCGCTCAAGCTGCTGCCGCTGCTGCCAAGAAGTAA
- a CDS encoding phosphatidate cytidylyltransferase, which produces MLKTRVITALVLMALLLPSIFMLPQADWALLVAAFIGVAAWEWGALLGWQEPARRTLGVATALICAAVSFAFPGAMGVGATVDVAQPWVFLFYGLAAIFWCLVMPFWLHNKWALQGGVVGLLVGAVVLLPTWLAMVQLRILGPAVLLAIFAVVWMADIAAYFSGKAFGKHKLAPTISPGKTWEGAVGAAVGVVIYGLVVRAAFSLESPALPLWVLLLLGITTISIIGDLYESLLKRKAGIKDSSNVLPGHGGVLDRIDSLTSTLPVVALLWLLISHGAS; this is translated from the coding sequence ATGCTTAAAACCCGTGTGATCACGGCGCTGGTTTTGATGGCGCTTCTTTTGCCGAGCATCTTCATGTTGCCGCAGGCGGATTGGGCGTTGCTGGTTGCTGCCTTTATCGGTGTCGCTGCTTGGGAGTGGGGCGCCTTGCTCGGTTGGCAGGAGCCTGCACGGCGCACATTAGGCGTCGCAACCGCCCTGATCTGCGCCGCGGTTTCGTTTGCTTTTCCCGGGGCCATGGGGGTGGGGGCTACGGTCGACGTCGCTCAACCCTGGGTTTTCCTGTTTTATGGCCTTGCCGCCATCTTCTGGTGTCTGGTCATGCCATTCTGGTTGCACAACAAATGGGCGCTTCAGGGAGGCGTGGTCGGCTTGCTGGTGGGGGCTGTCGTGCTGTTGCCGACATGGCTGGCCATGGTCCAGTTGCGCATTCTCGGCCCGGCGGTATTGTTGGCAATCTTTGCCGTTGTCTGGATGGCTGATATTGCTGCTTATTTTTCAGGCAAGGCTTTCGGCAAGCACAAGCTGGCACCCACCATCAGTCCGGGGAAAACCTGGGAAGGGGCTGTGGGGGCCGCTGTCGGCGTCGTGATCTACGGTCTGGTCGTTCGTGCTGCCTTTTCGCTCGAATCGCCAGCTCTGCCTCTATGGGTTCTGCTCCTTCTCGGCATTACCACGATCAGTATTATTGGCGATCTTTATGAGTCGCTGCTCAAGCGCAAGGCTGGCATCAAGGACAGCAGCAATGTTTTGCCAGGCCATGGCGGTGTGCTTGACCGGATTGACAGCCTGACTTCAACGTTGCCGGTGGTTGCATTGCTCTGGCTGCTAATCAGTCACGGCGCATCATGA
- the map gene encoding type I methionyl aminopeptidase, whose protein sequence is MSISIKTPEEIEKMRVAGRLASEVLDYIEPFVKVGVTTEELDRLCHDYMVNVQDCIPAPLNYAPSGYDPYPKSICTSINQQVCHGVPSDRVLKNGDIVNLDITTIKSGYHGDTSRMFIVGEGSIQAKRLCEITFECLWLGISVVRPGAFLGDIGAVIQKHAEKNGYSVVREFCGHGIGANFHEDPQVVHYGKTGTGPRLEAGMMFTIEPMINAGKAAIREMNDGWTIVTKDRSLSAQWEHTLLVTPTGYEIMTLSAGCRPKPDWIG, encoded by the coding sequence ATGAGCATCAGCATCAAGACGCCTGAAGAAATCGAAAAAATGCGCGTCGCCGGGCGCCTCGCCTCCGAAGTTCTCGATTACATCGAGCCTTTCGTCAAGGTCGGCGTCACCACCGAAGAACTCGACCGCCTCTGCCACGACTACATGGTCAATGTGCAGGATTGCATTCCCGCACCACTCAACTACGCACCGTCAGGCTACGACCCTTATCCCAAGTCGATCTGCACCTCGATCAACCAGCAAGTTTGCCACGGTGTGCCGAGCGACCGCGTGCTCAAGAACGGCGACATCGTCAATCTCGACATCACGACGATCAAGAGCGGTTACCACGGCGACACCAGCCGGATGTTCATCGTCGGTGAAGGCTCGATCCAGGCCAAGCGGCTTTGCGAAATCACCTTCGAATGCCTGTGGCTGGGAATTTCGGTTGTCCGGCCCGGCGCCTTCCTGGGCGATATTGGCGCAGTCATCCAGAAGCACGCCGAGAAGAACGGCTACTCAGTCGTTCGCGAATTCTGCGGTCACGGCATCGGGGCCAACTTCCACGAAGACCCGCAGGTCGTGCATTACGGGAAGACCGGTACCGGCCCACGCCTTGAGGCCGGGATGATGTTCACCATCGAACCGATGATCAATGCCGGCAAAGCCGCCATTCGTGAGATGAATGATGGCTGGACCATTGTCACCAAGGATCGCAGCCTTTCGGCACAGTGGGAACACACCCTGCTGGTCACACCCACCGGCTACGAAATCATGACACTGTCGGCTGGCTGCCGCCCGAAACCGGACTGGATCGGCTAA
- the rseP gene encoding RIP metalloprotease RseP: MSNFLFYLAAFVLVLAVLIAVHELGHYLAARFCGVKVLRFSLGFGKVLWQKRCGTDRTEWAVSIFPLGGYVKMLDEREGDVPADELHRTFNRQTVGRRSLIVVAGPLANFVLAILLYWVIFMTGSQELLPVLGMPAVGTPAAMAGINNGDQVRALDGQPVATWNDLRWALLQKAVEQESVELEVINEQQEISVRRLALSAASDKGWEGDALERLGINFYRPKLPPVIGKVLGGGIAERAGLLSGDRILSVDGQPISTWYELVVKIRDSDGRLLHFEVQRPSGQLMLDVQPELVSERGRSVGKIGIGVAETGEAHREVRAFVRYDFFQAGSKALVETWDKSVFSLVMMGKMLTGEVSWKNLSGPVTIADYAGQSAKLGFDYYIKFMALVSISLGVLNLLPVPVLDGGHLMYHMIEVVRRRPLSERAMEIGQRVGMSLLFILMAFAFFNDLNRLFFG, encoded by the coding sequence GTGAGTAATTTCCTGTTTTATCTTGCTGCCTTTGTGCTCGTTCTGGCTGTTCTGATTGCCGTTCACGAATTGGGCCATTACCTGGCGGCGCGTTTCTGTGGTGTCAAGGTTCTTCGTTTTTCCCTTGGTTTCGGCAAAGTTCTCTGGCAAAAGCGCTGCGGGACTGATCGTACCGAATGGGCTGTCAGCATTTTCCCCCTGGGGGGGTACGTCAAGATGCTTGACGAACGAGAGGGCGATGTTCCTGCCGACGAATTGCACCGTACGTTCAATCGCCAAACAGTCGGTCGGCGCAGTCTGATTGTAGTTGCCGGACCTCTGGCGAATTTTGTACTGGCCATCCTGCTTTACTGGGTGATATTCATGACCGGGAGCCAGGAGTTGTTGCCGGTTCTCGGGATGCCTGCCGTCGGAACCCCAGCAGCCATGGCCGGCATCAACAATGGCGATCAGGTTCGTGCGCTCGATGGTCAGCCAGTAGCCACCTGGAATGATTTGCGCTGGGCTTTGCTGCAAAAGGCGGTGGAGCAGGAAAGCGTAGAACTTGAAGTCATCAACGAGCAGCAGGAAATCAGTGTGCGCCGTCTTGCCTTGTCGGCAGCTTCCGATAAAGGCTGGGAAGGGGACGCGCTTGAGCGCCTTGGAATTAACTTTTATCGTCCCAAGTTGCCGCCGGTGATTGGCAAGGTGCTCGGTGGCGGTATTGCTGAGCGGGCCGGTCTGCTCAGCGGAGATCGCATTCTCTCTGTCGATGGTCAGCCAATTTCAACCTGGTATGAACTGGTTGTGAAAATTCGTGACTCCGACGGCCGTCTGCTGCATTTCGAAGTCCAGCGGCCGTCCGGTCAACTGATGCTTGATGTCCAGCCGGAGCTGGTTTCCGAGCGCGGCCGCAGCGTAGGGAAAATTGGTATTGGTGTAGCTGAGACAGGGGAAGCGCATCGCGAGGTGCGTGCATTTGTCCGTTATGATTTCTTCCAGGCGGGAAGCAAGGCGCTGGTTGAAACTTGGGATAAGTCTGTATTCAGCCTGGTTATGATGGGCAAAATGTTGACGGGGGAGGTTTCGTGGAAGAACCTTTCCGGGCCGGTCACTATTGCAGACTACGCCGGTCAGTCAGCCAAGCTTGGATTCGACTATTACATCAAGTTCATGGCGCTGGTCAGCATCAGTCTTGGTGTGTTGAATCTGCTGCCTGTCCCGGTGCTTGATGGTGGGCATTTGATGTATCATATGATCGAAGTCGTCAGGCGCAGGCCGTTATCCGAGCGTGCGATGGAGATAGGGCAGCGAGTTGGAATGTCCCTTCTTTTTATCCTGATGGCTTTCGCATTTTTTAACGACCTGAACCGCCTGTTTTTCGGCTGA